In the genome of Terriglobia bacterium, one region contains:
- a CDS encoding mechanosensitive ion channel family protein, whose protein sequence is MMRKQKLILGVWLAVTVAALTAWVLTRSNGPAVSRFRNSRPGMWRRNLVDQKPLETARALAAQAWTREEHPPARRALNVADDAVDLAFAISLRDAVAHPAPPTEETRKITALLKEAETSVAADQDTIAALQESKAKDDPEVQQLIQLAQAQLALDQEEVADAKQDLLRKGGDQQGALKRLLDEHVATHTTAFALPNAPPLPESWPLASHLRYWKLLRGKQLQLAAASQEAERAAAELTKAHDDLESRINQQKSGASAGLSAAVTAVRRLGEDTRSLADYGKRIQNEQELGDIYRDWAGVVAVQQRASVHGMIQGVLWILLIVLGALLATAGLGRFSASLTPDRKRLRSLHFVARFAVQALALLLIVMVIVGAPGQMTTVIGLAGAGLTVALKDFIVAFFGWFVLMGKNGIRVGDWVEINGIGGEVVEIGLLRTVLLETGQWSDAGHPTGRKVAFVNSFAIEGHYFNFSTTGQWMWDEIEVLVPSGEDPYPVLKSVQDQVLAETEANVRQAEQEWQRVARGHALQAFSAAPAINVKPTNMGVNIMVRYITRASERYEMRARLYRAIVELLHGKGAPQKARASEPE, encoded by the coding sequence ATGATGCGCAAGCAAAAGCTGATCCTTGGCGTGTGGCTGGCGGTCACGGTGGCGGCGTTGACGGCGTGGGTACTGACGCGTTCTAACGGGCCGGCGGTGAGCCGTTTTCGCAACTCGCGCCCGGGCATGTGGCGGCGCAACCTGGTGGACCAGAAGCCGCTGGAGACGGCGCGGGCGCTGGCGGCGCAGGCCTGGACCCGGGAAGAACATCCGCCGGCGCGGCGCGCGCTGAATGTTGCCGATGACGCGGTGGACCTGGCATTCGCGATCTCGTTGCGCGACGCCGTGGCGCATCCCGCTCCTCCGACCGAGGAAACCCGCAAGATCACCGCGCTCCTGAAGGAGGCGGAGACCAGCGTCGCCGCCGACCAGGACACGATTGCGGCGCTGCAGGAGTCCAAGGCGAAGGATGATCCGGAGGTGCAGCAGTTGATTCAACTGGCGCAGGCGCAACTGGCGCTCGACCAGGAGGAGGTGGCCGACGCCAAGCAGGATCTGCTGCGCAAGGGCGGCGATCAGCAAGGCGCGCTGAAGCGGTTACTGGATGAGCACGTGGCCACGCACACTACCGCCTTCGCGCTGCCCAACGCGCCGCCGCTGCCGGAATCGTGGCCGCTGGCGTCGCACTTGCGGTACTGGAAGCTGCTGCGCGGCAAGCAGCTTCAGTTGGCGGCGGCGTCCCAGGAAGCGGAGAGGGCGGCGGCCGAGTTGACCAAGGCACACGACGATCTGGAGTCGCGCATCAACCAGCAGAAGTCCGGGGCATCGGCGGGACTGAGCGCTGCGGTCACTGCAGTGCGGCGGCTGGGCGAAGACACAAGGAGCCTCGCCGACTACGGCAAGCGCATCCAGAACGAGCAGGAGTTGGGCGATATATACCGCGACTGGGCCGGTGTGGTGGCCGTGCAGCAGCGTGCCAGCGTGCACGGGATGATCCAGGGTGTGCTGTGGATTCTGCTCATCGTGCTGGGCGCCTTGCTGGCGACGGCGGGCCTCGGGCGCTTCAGCGCCTCGCTGACACCGGACCGCAAGCGCCTGCGCAGCCTGCACTTCGTGGCGCGGTTCGCGGTGCAGGCGCTGGCGCTGCTGCTGATCGTGATGGTGATCGTGGGCGCGCCGGGCCAGATGACGACCGTCATCGGGCTGGCGGGCGCGGGCCTGACCGTGGCGCTGAAGGATTTCATCGTCGCCTTCTTCGGCTGGTTCGTGCTCATGGGCAAAAACGGAATTCGCGTCGGCGACTGGGTCGAGATCAACGGAATTGGCGGCGAGGTGGTGGAGATCGGCCTGCTGCGCACCGTTCTGCTGGAGACCGGGCAGTGGAGCGACGCTGGACATCCGACGGGCAGGAAAGTGGCCTTCGTCAACAGCTTTGCCATTGAAGGGCACTACTTCAACTTCTCCACCACGGGCCAGTGGATGTGGGACGAAATTGAAGTGCTCGTGCCCAGCGGAGAAGATCCGTATCCGGTGCTGAAGTCGGTGCAGGATCAGGTGTTGGCGGAGACGGAAGCCAACGTCCGTCAGGCGGAGCAGGAATGGCAGCGGGTGGCACGCGGTCACGCGCTGCAGGCGTTCTCGGCGGCGCCGGCGATCAACGTGAAGCCGACCAACATGGGCGTGAACATCATGGTGCGCTACATCACGCGGGCATCCGAACGCTACGAAATGCGCGCCCGGCTGTATCGCGCCATCGTCGAGCTGCTGCACGGTAAGGGCGCACCTCAAAAAGCGCGCGCGAGCGAGCCGGAGTGA
- a CDS encoding response regulator, translating to MDAHILIVDDEQAVFSMLKAVFESEGYTVTTASSGAQACCLLAVQTFDVVLTDMRMESDNAGFDVVRAARKRSAGSVIVILTAFPLLAQDWRAAGADAAFTKPSNMAALLTAIRELLDQHGRLSTLSPDTAS from the coding sequence ATGGACGCGCACATCCTCATCGTCGACGACGAACAAGCTGTTTTCTCCATGCTCAAGGCCGTATTCGAATCCGAGGGATACACGGTCACCACCGCCTCCTCCGGCGCGCAAGCCTGCTGCCTGCTCGCCGTCCAGACTTTCGACGTGGTGCTGACCGACATGCGGATGGAATCCGACAACGCCGGCTTCGACGTGGTCCGCGCCGCCCGCAAGCGCTCCGCTGGCAGCGTCATTGTGATCCTCACCGCCTTCCCTTTGCTCGCCCAGGATTGGCGCGCCGCCGGTGCCGATGCCGCCTTCACCAAGCCCTCCAACATGGCCGCCCTGCTCACCGCCATCCGCGAGCTCCTGGACCAGCACGGCCGGCTGTCAACTCTCTCCCCTGACACCGCCAGCTAG
- a CDS encoding ABC transporter permease, with translation MPNGNHKSLLPHFQLGENARMAFTTLREHKGRSLLTVLGVMIGVTALIAVGSIVVGLDQDVRSFLEDFGPNTLFVFRWDIGFHVGRRSAEERMRKPLTLEDALAIKEECPAVKNTTVEIFPRFDRRSGPMSARYKGNEVFNVDHNGTVPSWAEVYNAHVIKGRFFNDGEDLHRMDVAVIGYDLQEGLFQGEDPLGKEITVDGVQYRVIGVLEKRKGQFFRDEAADKTIQVPYHSYRKHHPNYDEHFIGVEAYPGQKAAAEDEVRGLLRRRRNVPFDKPDNFSVSSAEAMAAQFRQIMGAIALVTVVVSSIGLLVGGVGVMNIMLMSVTERTREIGVRKAMGARRRDIIRQFLTEAITLTLAGGAIGVLLGIGISVVINMTMPKLPSSVPIWAVLLGVISSMSVGLFFGLYPAWKASKLDPVEALRYE, from the coding sequence ATGCCCAACGGCAACCACAAATCGTTGCTCCCACACTTCCAACTGGGCGAGAACGCGCGCATGGCGTTCACCACCCTGCGCGAGCACAAGGGACGGTCCCTGCTCACGGTGCTGGGCGTCATGATTGGCGTGACCGCGCTGATCGCCGTCGGCTCCATCGTCGTCGGCCTTGATCAAGACGTGCGCAGCTTTCTGGAAGACTTCGGCCCCAACACCCTGTTTGTCTTCCGCTGGGACATCGGGTTCCACGTCGGACGTCGTTCCGCCGAGGAGCGCATGCGCAAACCACTCACCCTGGAGGACGCGCTCGCCATCAAGGAGGAATGCCCGGCGGTCAAGAACACCACGGTCGAGATTTTCCCGCGCTTCGACCGCCGCAGCGGCCCGATGAGCGCGCGCTACAAGGGCAACGAGGTTTTTAACGTCGATCACAACGGTACGGTACCCAGCTGGGCCGAGGTGTACAACGCGCATGTCATCAAGGGGCGCTTCTTCAACGACGGCGAAGACCTGCACCGCATGGACGTGGCGGTCATCGGTTATGACCTCCAGGAGGGCCTCTTCCAGGGCGAAGATCCGCTGGGCAAGGAAATCACCGTCGACGGCGTGCAGTATCGAGTCATCGGCGTGCTGGAGAAGCGCAAGGGCCAGTTCTTCCGCGATGAAGCGGCCGACAAGACCATCCAGGTTCCGTACCACAGCTACCGTAAGCACCACCCGAACTACGACGAGCACTTTATCGGGGTCGAGGCTTATCCCGGACAAAAAGCGGCTGCCGAAGACGAAGTGCGCGGTCTGCTGCGCCGCCGCCGGAATGTGCCGTTCGACAAACCGGACAATTTCTCCGTCAGCTCGGCCGAGGCCATGGCGGCACAGTTCCGCCAGATCATGGGCGCCATCGCGCTGGTTACCGTGGTGGTCAGTTCCATCGGGCTGCTGGTAGGCGGCGTTGGCGTGATGAACATCATGCTGATGTCGGTCACCGAGCGTACCCGCGAGATCGGCGTGCGCAAGGCAATGGGCGCCCGCCGCCGCGATATCATCCGCCAGTTCCTCACCGAGGCCATCACCCTCACCCTCGCCGGCGGCGCCATCGGCGTGCTGCTCGGCATCGGAATCAGCGTCGTCATCAACATGACCATGCCCAAGCTGCCGTCCTCGGTGCCGATATGGGCCGTCCTCCTGGGCGTCATCAGTTCCATGAGCGTGGGCCTCTTTTTTGGCCTGTATCCCGCGTGGAAAGCCTCCAAGCTGGATCCCGTGGAAGCCCTGCGCTACGAGTGA
- a CDS encoding ABC transporter permease yields MSNLPGGFRVREPVLVALQTMRAHKLRSFLMLLGIILSVSTLILVVAVIEGTNRYIADRVANMGSNVFLVHQFPIITNAADFVKAQRRNRKIEWEDYEALRAGLRLPLQVGVEVRKNGKVKSGADSLEDVSIRGVTANIGQMDVEEPQTGRYISDADNEHRAMTAFTGSETANRLFPSLDPIGKIITVDGQEYEIVGTAKSIGTVLGQSQDNFVYLPIQTYLKHYGHDSSLSVNVQCRSAEWMERSKDEVRALMRARRHLSPGAEDNFGIISSDTIMGLWNKLTAVLASSMIGIVSVFLVIGGVVIMNVMLASVTERTREIGVRKSIGARRRDILMQFMVESSVMAAVGGLLGVTVAWLGAVIVRNTTSVPMAVPLSAVIVALTVSTAVGLFFGIYPARKAAKLDPIEALRFET; encoded by the coding sequence GTGAGCAACCTGCCAGGCGGCTTTCGTGTGCGCGAACCGGTGTTGGTGGCGCTGCAAACCATGCGCGCCCACAAGCTGCGCTCCTTCCTCATGCTGCTGGGAATCATCCTGTCGGTTTCAACGCTCATCCTGGTGGTGGCGGTCATCGAAGGCACCAACCGCTACATCGCCGACCGGGTGGCCAACATGGGTTCCAACGTTTTCCTGGTCCACCAGTTTCCCATCATCACCAACGCCGCCGATTTCGTGAAGGCGCAGCGCCGCAACCGCAAAATCGAGTGGGAAGACTACGAGGCGCTGCGCGCCGGCCTGCGCCTGCCCCTCCAGGTCGGCGTCGAGGTCAGGAAGAACGGCAAGGTGAAAAGCGGCGCCGATAGCCTGGAGGACGTCTCCATCCGCGGCGTTACCGCCAACATCGGGCAGATGGACGTCGAGGAGCCGCAGACCGGCCGTTACATCTCCGATGCCGATAATGAACACCGTGCCATGACGGCCTTCACCGGCAGCGAGACCGCCAACCGGCTATTCCCCAGCCTGGATCCCATCGGCAAGATCATCACGGTGGACGGCCAGGAATACGAGATTGTCGGCACGGCAAAATCCATCGGCACCGTGCTCGGGCAGTCGCAGGACAATTTCGTCTACCTGCCAATTCAAACCTATCTCAAGCACTACGGCCACGACTCCAGCCTGTCGGTCAACGTGCAGTGCCGGAGCGCAGAGTGGATGGAGCGAAGCAAGGACGAGGTCCGCGCCCTGATGCGGGCGCGGCGGCACCTCAGTCCGGGCGCCGAAGACAACTTCGGCATCATCTCCTCCGACACCATCATGGGACTATGGAATAAGCTGACCGCGGTACTCGCCTCCAGCATGATTGGCATCGTCAGCGTATTCCTGGTGATCGGGGGGGTGGTTATCATGAACGTCATGCTGGCCAGCGTCACCGAGCGTACCCGCGAGATCGGCGTGCGCAAGTCCATCGGCGCGCGCCGCCGCGACATCCTGATGCAGTTCATGGTCGAATCCTCGGTCATGGCGGCCGTGGGCGGCCTGCTGGGCGTCACCGTCGCTTGGCTCGGCGCCGTGATCGTGCGCAATACCACGTCGGTCCCGATGGCGGTGCCGCTCTCGGCCGTGATTGTGGCGCTCACCGTATCCACCGCGGTTGGCCTGTTCTTCGGAATTTATCCGGCGCGCAAGGCCGCAAAGCTCGATCCGATCGAGGCCCTGAGGTTTGAAACTTAA
- a CDS encoding radical SAM protein, producing METHPQGSRAKVLLTSVFGPYAQDDEFGSRAINPMELYHNQVTRAQGSFSLRMFHRSWGIMLIQHNITAPCTVLDFPTLDHFKRELTTQHYDIVGISSIIPNFGKVREMCRLVRELSPQSQIIVGGHVAAIPDIEKMLDADHIVKGEGIAWMRRYLGEDEKAPIQHPPIMSAFQLRVMGLRVPESKRTTAATIIPSVGCPMGCNFCTTSAFFGGKGKSVNFYETGDELFEVMLQAEAAMNTRSFFIMDENFLLNRPRAMQLLARMKQENKPWALYVFSSANAIRKYTMRELVELGVSWVWMGLESEQSGYAKLNGADTLQLTRELHQHGIKTLGSTIVGMEHHTPENIRGEVEHAIAHQTDFHQFMLYTPVPGTPLFQQMTEEDRMLDVDLADIHGQYKFNFQHAAISRDDSKIFLDWAFWRDFERNGPSVFRICRTMLQGWMRYKNYHDARVRARFEWEVKQLKVAYNASLWAMEKRLKHANESISQQIRTLRKEVEKEFGLAALSARAFLGPLLLWASKREDKRLAKGQTYEPPTIVERRNWSEA from the coding sequence GTGGAAACCCACCCCCAGGGCTCTCGGGCCAAAGTGTTGCTCACTTCCGTATTCGGGCCTTACGCGCAGGACGACGAGTTCGGCAGCCGGGCCATCAACCCGATGGAGCTGTACCACAACCAGGTGACGCGGGCGCAGGGCAGCTTCTCGCTGCGCATGTTCCATCGTTCCTGGGGGATCATGCTGATCCAGCACAATATCACTGCGCCCTGCACGGTGCTGGATTTCCCCACCCTCGATCACTTCAAGCGCGAGCTGACGACGCAACACTACGACATTGTCGGGATTTCGTCCATCATTCCCAACTTCGGCAAAGTGCGCGAAATGTGCCGTCTGGTGCGCGAGCTGTCGCCCCAGTCGCAGATCATCGTCGGCGGGCACGTCGCCGCCATTCCCGACATTGAGAAGATGCTGGACGCCGACCACATCGTCAAGGGCGAGGGCATCGCGTGGATGCGCCGGTATCTCGGCGAGGACGAGAAAGCGCCCATCCAACATCCGCCGATCATGTCGGCCTTTCAGTTGCGCGTGATGGGGTTGCGCGTGCCGGAATCGAAGCGCACCACCGCGGCGACCATCATCCCGTCGGTGGGCTGCCCGATGGGCTGCAACTTCTGCACTACCTCGGCGTTCTTCGGCGGCAAGGGCAAGTCCGTGAACTTCTACGAGACCGGCGATGAGCTGTTCGAAGTCATGTTGCAGGCAGAAGCCGCGATGAACACCCGCTCGTTCTTCATCATGGATGAGAATTTTTTGCTCAACCGGCCGCGTGCGATGCAATTGCTGGCCCGCATGAAGCAGGAGAACAAGCCGTGGGCCCTGTACGTGTTCTCCTCGGCCAACGCGATCCGCAAGTACACCATGCGGGAACTGGTCGAGCTGGGCGTGTCGTGGGTCTGGATGGGACTGGAGTCCGAGCAGTCCGGCTACGCCAAGCTCAACGGCGCCGATACGCTGCAGTTGACGCGGGAGCTGCACCAGCACGGCATCAAGACGCTGGGCTCCACCATCGTGGGCATGGAGCATCACACGCCGGAGAATATTCGCGGTGAGGTGGAGCACGCCATCGCGCATCAGACCGACTTCCACCAGTTCATGCTGTACACGCCGGTGCCGGGCACGCCGCTGTTCCAGCAGATGACGGAGGAAGACCGCATGCTCGACGTGGACTTGGCCGACATCCACGGGCAGTACAAGTTCAATTTCCAGCACGCGGCGATTTCACGCGACGACTCGAAGATATTTCTCGACTGGGCGTTCTGGCGGGACTTCGAGCGCAATGGACCCAGCGTCTTTCGCATCTGCCGGACGATGCTCCAGGGCTGGATGCGCTACAAGAATTACCACGACGCGCGGGTTCGCGCCCGCTTCGAGTGGGAAGTGAAGCAGTTGAAGGTCGCCTACAACGCCTCGCTGTGGGCCATGGAAAAGCGGCTGAAGCACGCCAATGAGAGCATCAGCCAGCAGATCCGGACGCTGCGCAAGGAAGTGGAGAAGGAATTCGGCCTCGCCGCGCTGAGCGCGCGCGCGTTTTTGGGCCCGCTGCTGCTGTGGGCATCGAAGCGCGAGGACAAGCGCCTGGCCAAGGGCCAGACCTACGAGCCGCCGACGATTGTGGAGCGTCGCAACTGGTCGGAGGCGTGA
- a CDS encoding D-alanine--D-alanine ligase, with amino-acid sequence MAKTIRVGVLFGGRSGEHEVSLLSAASVVEAIDKSKYEVVPIGITKDGRWLTADHAERLLRGEHKEERHLRAGDPESTPGAALLAKGESVMVPPVPGRELEPFEVDAPHRRASDRAINVDIIFPVLHGTFGEDGTIQGLLELADIPYVGAGVLGSAAGMDKDVMKRLFKQAGLAMVKHITVLRSQWEQDPKKVRRQIEKALKYPVFVKPANLGSSVGISKVHDRGEIDGAMKEAAKFDRKIIVEQGVGGKGGRAREIECSVLGNDEPQASVAGEVVPAAEFYDYNAKYIDEGSKLIIPAKLTRAQQKKVQEMAVKAFLAVDCSGLARVDFLMDPKTNRIYVNEINTMPGFTSISMYPKLWAASGISYPDLIDRLIHLGLERFEEKKRNQYTKD; translated from the coding sequence ATGGCGAAAACGATTCGTGTAGGTGTGCTGTTCGGCGGGCGCAGCGGTGAGCACGAAGTGTCGTTGCTGTCGGCCGCGTCGGTAGTGGAAGCGATTGACAAGAGCAAGTATGAGGTCGTGCCCATCGGCATCACCAAGGACGGCCGCTGGCTGACCGCCGACCACGCCGAGCGGCTGTTGCGCGGCGAGCATAAGGAAGAGCGCCACCTGCGCGCCGGGGATCCGGAAAGCACGCCCGGAGCGGCGCTGCTGGCGAAAGGCGAGTCGGTGATGGTGCCGCCGGTGCCAGGACGCGAACTGGAACCCTTCGAGGTGGATGCCCCGCACCGGAGAGCCAGCGACCGCGCGATCAACGTCGACATCATCTTTCCGGTACTGCACGGGACCTTCGGCGAGGACGGAACCATCCAGGGATTGCTGGAGCTGGCGGACATTCCGTACGTCGGCGCGGGCGTGCTTGGCTCCGCCGCCGGCATGGACAAGGACGTAATGAAGCGCCTGTTCAAGCAGGCGGGGCTCGCTATGGTGAAGCACATCACGGTGCTGCGCTCGCAGTGGGAGCAAGACCCGAAGAAGGTGCGGCGCCAGATCGAGAAAGCGCTCAAGTACCCGGTGTTCGTGAAGCCCGCGAACCTCGGCAGTTCAGTGGGAATTTCCAAAGTGCATGATCGCGGCGAAATCGATGGGGCGATGAAGGAGGCGGCGAAGTTCGACCGCAAGATCATCGTCGAGCAGGGCGTCGGAGGAAAGGGCGGGCGGGCGAGAGAGATCGAGTGCTCGGTGCTGGGCAACGACGAGCCCCAGGCGTCGGTGGCGGGCGAGGTCGTACCCGCGGCGGAATTCTACGACTACAACGCCAAGTACATTGACGAAGGATCGAAGCTGATCATTCCGGCGAAGCTGACGCGGGCGCAGCAGAAAAAAGTGCAGGAGATGGCGGTGAAGGCGTTCCTCGCCGTGGATTGCTCCGGGCTAGCGCGCGTGGACTTCCTGATGGACCCGAAGACGAACCGCATTTACGTGAACGAGATCAATACCATGCCGGGCTTCACCTCGATCAGCATGTACCCCAAGCTGTGGGCGGCCTCGGGAATATCGTATCCCGACCTGATTGACCGCTTGATCCACTTAGGGCTGGAGCGGTTCGAGGAGAAGAAGCGGAACCAGTACACCAAGGATTGA
- a CDS encoding ACT domain-containing protein, which produces MAKVKQLTVALENQPGALAQVAQVLADAKVNIVALLGSTAGTQGSAQVVVDNVNKAKKALKQAGTSYTEGTLEQFELNNKPGALAEATGKLAKKGINIDFAYATAPKGARKAMLVVSVSQPGA; this is translated from the coding sequence ATGGCGAAAGTGAAACAGCTAACCGTCGCTTTGGAGAATCAGCCCGGAGCACTGGCTCAGGTCGCCCAAGTCCTGGCCGATGCGAAGGTGAATATCGTGGCCTTACTGGGCAGCACCGCTGGGACGCAAGGCTCGGCGCAGGTGGTCGTGGACAACGTCAACAAAGCAAAAAAAGCACTCAAGCAGGCGGGTACGTCCTACACCGAAGGGACATTGGAGCAGTTTGAACTCAACAACAAACCAGGGGCTCTGGCAGAGGCAACCGGGAAGCTGGCAAAGAAGGGCATCAACATCGACTTTGCGTACGCCACCGCGCCGAAGGGCGCCAGGAAGGCGATGCTGGTCGTGAGTGTTTCGCAACCCGGCGCGTAA
- the bfr gene encoding bacterioferritin, with product MRGSEKVIEQLNAALSAELTAIVQCMTQSEMCQHWGYKQLGDRTKARAIEEMKHAEGLTERIIFLGGTPAIEVGLKPQLGSNVQQQMAINLKDEQDAVSQYNQAVKICFEARDEGSKVLFERMIQDEERHADYLEAQVHSIEEMGIANYLAQQLQGGA from the coding sequence ATGCGCGGAAGCGAGAAAGTGATTGAGCAGTTGAATGCGGCTCTGAGCGCAGAGTTAACGGCTATCGTGCAATGCATGACCCAGTCCGAGATGTGCCAACACTGGGGCTACAAGCAGCTTGGCGACCGCACCAAAGCACGAGCCATCGAGGAGATGAAGCACGCCGAGGGACTGACCGAGCGCATTATTTTTCTCGGCGGCACACCCGCCATCGAGGTTGGGCTAAAACCGCAACTCGGCAGCAACGTGCAGCAGCAAATGGCCATTAACCTCAAGGACGAACAGGATGCGGTGAGCCAATACAACCAAGCCGTGAAGATCTGTTTCGAGGCCAGGGACGAAGGTTCCAAGGTTTTATTCGAGCGAATGATTCAGGACGAAGAGCGGCACGCGGACTACCTGGAGGCCCAAGTTCATTCCATCGAGGAAATGGGCATTGCCAACTACCTCGCACAGCAGTTGCAGGGCGGCGCATGA
- a CDS encoding response regulator, with protein sequence MSGRYPIILCIDNSLGGSGQQRLLQRHGYKVITVTSEREGYSVLRKKPVDAIILDLEAPGMGPGAAVRRMKDIKPHVPVLLVCHSASIPLGKFSAADAVVPKNDVPARLPEVLDHLLNVRFPFFDRWFGNWKHRDSA encoded by the coding sequence GTGTCCGGACGATACCCAATTATCCTCTGCATTGACAATAGCTTGGGAGGATCGGGGCAGCAGAGGCTGCTCCAACGCCACGGCTATAAAGTGATAACCGTGACCAGCGAGCGCGAAGGTTACTCAGTGCTCAGGAAGAAACCGGTTGATGCCATCATCCTCGACCTCGAAGCGCCCGGAATGGGGCCTGGCGCCGCGGTGCGCCGTATGAAGGACATCAAGCCTCACGTCCCCGTACTGCTGGTATGCCATTCCGCGAGCATTCCCCTCGGCAAATTCTCGGCAGCAGACGCAGTAGTGCCGAAAAACGATGTGCCCGCCCGGCTGCCAGAGGTTCTCGACCACCTGCTCAACGTTCGTTTTCCGTTCTTTGATCGCTGGTTCGGGAATTGGAAGCACCGCGATTCCGCTTGA